The Juglans regia cultivar Chandler chromosome 16, Walnut 2.0, whole genome shotgun sequence nucleotide sequence tgatgagctactccgatgagacattataatgtgctgcacaaaaagaaagttagtggaaaacctcacacactcccttacgtgtttgcactcgaataatggcactccactcgtgtttcactcttaattggccttttcccaataatagtctcacactctcttgccttttacctcaagtgctttcccactcaagttctttcagaactaaatgaactcaatcaagacaaggcaaccttgttttatcccaactagtaattagatccaggaaacaagaacaagagaaacatgaaagaataaaaatgacatgagaataaaagaagttatacgaatgaaagagtaacaataagacaagataccaacttgagtgatgtatgcagcagcccctttgatcataaggtttataatcaacaaatttctttctttctctttgttgtaactatgtagcaactttgaatatgttACCTTCtcctttcttcatcttcttcttttctttcttttttttttcgaattttcttttcttttcttttcctttcctttcttttcttttcttttcttttcctttcttttcttttctctaattcatccacaaacaacaatattcaattgtgaaaaccaaccaattgaattcaaacacacaagcatggacaatgaagtagaagataaTCAGTGGaatgacactccaagcaattgacaaacttagagatgcaggaaaccctaggaTTTtcaaaccctaggtgatgcaaatttcagccaaacccaaaatcctaaggatttcggcagcctactttttgtttctatttttttgtttggcaaccctagaacaatgaagccctagaattaaatttaaggatgctaaaattaaaagatagaatcagacctgattggaaaccttgctctgaataccaaatgatatgaacccgtgggaatggaatcccttgaacccacagtcaatttgaaaactcccaagaaagacaaaatcaagtcaatggatggagaacctagactcgatgagaactcgtttcaagaacctagattatattaaaatctagaccccttgaagaacctgtctcaagaacccagattacaaaggaggaacgccacaaaggttgtgatttacctttgataagttcaaaagttcaattaagaacaagaggagagataaaactcaactcacaatgaataaattcatcaaattttataaacttcataaactgattagaatgaggctacatagagtatttaaagcaaaacctaatgaaaccctagccaaaataaacctccatcttccaaaagtgcccctggatgaacagtgccgcggctacagtccctcgctacagtaactcggctacagtaaccctgaccctagttcaataaaataataactttcccaacatgcacttgcataggcccccttaagtgcttcccataataaactcaattatactaaactaataaaataagttatttaaattaattaaataagttgaaacccttcaagagcccaaagcctttaagtcttgtcgttggcctcttccgtagctgatcaaatgaattaaaactggattttcatcctCCAAGCCCcttcttgaatgttgggctcttgctaaacttgtctcaagtggattgcatcaatccttgcattgtctctccttgatcttcttggcccatctgtaagttgcaaatgatctttacaactaggcccatcttggttcctatcattttGTCTCAAGGAGGCTTATAACTGACAACATCATTATGGCTTTTGAATCCCTGCACACCATGAAAACCAAGTTGAAGGGCAAAGATGGTTTTATGGCCTTAAAACTCGATGAGTAAAGCTTACGACATGATTGAGTGGGAATTCTTGGATTCTGTTATGCACAAGATGGGCTTTTCAGACTCTTGGGTTGGTTTAGTCATGAAATGTGTTACCTCAGTTACTTATTCTCTTATAGTAAATGGGGTGTCCCAACCTTTCTTCTGCCCCTCTCGAGGCCTTAGGCAAGGAGATCTTCTTTCCCCTTACCTTTTTCATCTTGTGTGGTGAAGCTCTCAACTGTCTCCTTAATAGGGCAAAATGTAATGGTTTCATCACAGGCTTACCTATTAGACAGAACCATTTGCACAttaatcatctattttttgcagatgactcTCTCATTTTCTGCAAGGCCAACTCGATTGAATGGAGTCATCTCTACTGTCTGCTGGACACATACAAGAAAGCATCAGGGCAAAGactaaacaaggaaaaaacCTCAATCCTTTTCAGCAGGAATACTCAAGAGGAAACCAAGGAGATAGTAACAAGCATTGCTGGAATTAGAGGGACAAATTCATGTGAGAAATACTTAGGTTTACCGGCCCTCATCGGCAGATCTAGAACCTACTCTCTCAAAGGGGTATTAGCTAAAGTGCAGGCCAAATTAAGCAGCTGGAAAACCAAACTGCTGTCACAAGCAGGGAAGGAGATCCTTGTTAAGGCTATGATCCAATCAATCCCCACCTATTGCATGGGAATTTTCAAGCTGCCAAAACAATTACTTCATGAGCTCAACAAATTGATCAGATCCTTCTGGTGGGGGCAACAGTCCCAAGACCACAAGATACATTGGGTAGCATGGAAACAGATGAGCAAGTCTAAGAAGTTCGGAGGGTTGGGCCTTAGAGACTTTGAAGATTTTTAATGCTGCCCTTCTAGCCAAACAATGCTGGCGGATTCTTTCATTTCCACACTCAGTTACTGCCAGGGTACTTcaagagaaatatttcaaaGGAAAGCACTTCCTTTCTGCAAAAGTGGGCTACAACTCATCCTTCCTCTGGCAGAGTTTTATCTCTGCTAAACCACTCCTTGAGGAAGGTTTAATTTGGCGTATTGGGGATGGGAATTTTGTGACCATCTGGAATGACAAGTGGATCCCTAAAAATTCCACTTTCAGACCTCAAAGTTCAACCAGGTTCCTCCAGTAGTCACTATAGTTGCTATGCTCATCGATCACTATACAAACCAATGGAAGATTCCCATGCTAGAAGCACTTTTTAAAAGCACAAAAGCTGTAATCATCAAGAGGATTCCCCTCAGTCCCTACCAGAAGCCAAATAAGCTGATATGGAGGTGCACTCCTACTAGCACATTCTCAGTCAAGAGTGCTTACTACCTAAAGGATGAGTTGGATAAAAGAAAGGTAGGCCAAGCCTCTGAGCTCAAGAGGGTGTTTGAACCCTAGACTAAAGTATGGTATCTGCAAATTCCAAATGCTATAAAGACCTTTCTATGGAGGGCCTGCCTAAATGCTTTTCCCTAAAAAACAAACCTATTCTAGAGAAAGGTTACTAAAGATGCTT carries:
- the LOC108998122 gene encoding uncharacterized protein LOC108998122; this translates as MGCPNLSSAPLEALGKEIFFPLTFFILCGEALNCLLNRAKCNGFITGLPIRQNHLHINHLFFADDSLIFCKANSIEWSHLYCLLDTYKKASGQRLNKEKTSILFSRNTQEETKEIVTSIAGIRGTNSCEKYLGLPALIGRSRTYSLKGVLAKVQAKLSSWKTKLLSQAGKEILVKAMIQSIPTYCMGIFKLPKQLLHELNKLIRSFWWGQQSQDHKIHWVAWKQMSKSKKFGGLGLRDFEDF